From Pseudoalteromonas viridis, one genomic window encodes:
- a CDS encoding non-ribosomal peptide synthetase yields MENIKQLLVELEQAGIRLFLQDGALKSKAKKGAITADIAKQIKQHKSAIVETLDQHQQATMVSPLTHRDDLSSYPLSFAQQRLYTLDQIQGGSSEYHMPMVFRLSGQIDVALIERVFREIVTRHDVLRAVFTQTEQGVQQSLLDPQDFCLAQQTLTEQDEAAGIAQFIDDAAAQPFNLAEDFMLRVRFLALSTEDAGVLFINMHHIATDGWSMDILLREFFALYHAYGYGQPNPLPELAIQYADYAQWQRDWLQGEVLDTQLNYWQQQLAELPRVHALPLDFPRPEVKAYQGEVVSQPLSAGLCQKLSALARRYALTPFMLIHGALALVLSRNSNHHDIVIGTPVANRRQVELEALIGFFVNTLILRVDTQDQPLNDYLAQLRQVHLDAQSHQDLPFEKLVEVLKVPRSTAHSPLFQIMLTTNSDYGVSEPHADTTELAGLSITPMSRSGATTKFDLDINASLSDAGGVIEWTYDVTLFTHERIETLAQHLDNTLAFLAQLNTDSTLSTVAIPMLSDAEIAQLCAFNDNALAYPQALCIHELFEERAAQHPERNAVHHGATTLSYGELNARANQLAHYLRYEHHVGPDCPVGVCLERGTDMIVAMLAILKAGGAYVPLDPAYPPERLAYLIEDASLSVVLTQQSVTSTVALPGTQAVMLDELAATGSAFSRYSSANISRNESGVTEQHLAYLIYTSGSTGQPKGVMIEHRNTVAMLYWARAAFNDEALRRVLASTSLNFDLSVFEIFLPLSFGFEVVVVKNALALADEALDISLINTVPSAMKALLDVGALPQSLTTVNLAGEPLTAQQVNQIFAALPQVEVCNLYGPSEDTTYSTCARFSGELASVPDIGQVIANSQAYVLGNALERLPVGCVGELYLGGAGIARGYLNRPDLTEERFIANPYYQASAHDNSPRLYRTGDLVRYRADGRLEFIGRSDDQVKIRGFRIELGEIEHRLNQLDDIALSQVLARTLNDGQQQLVAYVQPCLTCETAQDETQQADWIAEIKTRLGQQLPAHMVPGLFVVMPQWPLTPNGKIDKKALPAPDALQQSSAQYVAPETERARLLAGLWAELLGLEQDKISATANFFELGGHSLLIMQLLAKLQQHQLSSSAQQLFQAKDLAAMAAVIDNADEAFTVPENKIPAHCEAITPEMLTLASLEQDEIEAIAAAVPGGMRNIQDIYPLAPLQEGVLFVHTLNPQHDPYVTTASFEFASADKLAGFVTQLNALVQRHDVLRTAIFWRGREQAMQVVLREATLAVTELALSGDDLKAQFAEFVASGQHGFDLQSAPLIQLITSPQDEQGHIFAMLKFHHLITDHVSLEILMSELEADDIQALPAPLPYREFIARSMAQSAQLDTAEFFTELLGDIDTPTLPFELAQVAGDGNAVVEYTQALSAAQSEQIRTLCKRHQCSPAALFHLAWAQVLSACCGRDEVVFGTVMSGRMNGMPGIERMMGMLINTLPTRVTLGHQAAHLALQQVNEALQALLPYEQVSLAEAQSYSGIDGNAPLFSAILNYRHSATHSAPEDAQQQVDPGIALLSTRERTNYPFDLSVNDLGEHDSFSLDYQIEHRVSAARIAAMMDTALTALLAALAEHTEQPVATLGVLSDAELAMLRRWQSQDADYPRSACIHDVFELHAKATPDSIAVQLGSETLSYAALNAKANQLACYLRETHQVSAGTLVGLCIGRSLDMLVACLAILKAGGAYVPLDPNYPQSRLAYMLEDTQLSVVLTEQAQQQALAFSPVTQVMLDDPHSAWLSFSDEDLPRAAGLTPQSLAYVIYTSGSTGTPKGVMTPHRAVNRLVHKPNFMTLNAETVFLQSANIAFDAATLEIWGPLLNGGRCVLYPDSQITLDGLNTVLSTQGVTALWLTSGLFTEWSKVCGELSTDSLALQHVLAGGDVLNPHAVSAVQQALPEVMVINGYGPTENTTFTCCYPVPRGSDISTGVPIGRGVQGDTLLILTPQGRRAAKGVVGELCVGGDGLALGYLNQPALSKERFIHNPYASEAGQPELLYRSGDLVRCTDDGLISYVGRLDDQIKIRGFRVELGEIERQLEALDDVTMALVTIRARSEGDKQLVAYVELTPGCEQPDSGTQMQALAAALAAQLPAYMVPAAFVPVEAWPLTRNGKIDRQALPEPDFSLMQAEYVAPASELEDMLVAIWSELLDLPPEQISTGANFFELGGHSLLVMKLLQLLNQRLEIELQIADLYRCENIQQIAGFIESVQAIHHQAQPQQQDNDEFEDFEL; encoded by the coding sequence ATGGAAAACATCAAACAGCTACTCGTTGAGCTCGAGCAGGCGGGGATCCGGCTATTTCTGCAAGATGGGGCATTAAAGTCGAAAGCCAAAAAAGGGGCCATCACGGCCGATATCGCAAAGCAGATCAAACAACATAAAAGCGCCATTGTTGAGACCCTGGACCAGCACCAGCAAGCCACTATGGTGAGTCCGCTGACTCACCGGGACGACCTCAGCAGTTACCCTTTGTCGTTTGCGCAGCAGCGCTTGTATACGCTGGACCAAATTCAGGGCGGCTCCAGCGAATACCATATGCCGATGGTGTTCAGGCTCAGTGGCCAAATTGATGTGGCGCTGATTGAGCGCGTATTCCGCGAGATAGTGACACGCCATGATGTACTCAGAGCGGTCTTTACTCAGACTGAGCAGGGCGTACAGCAGTCACTGCTCGACCCGCAAGATTTTTGTCTGGCACAACAAACCCTGACCGAGCAGGATGAAGCCGCCGGGATTGCGCAGTTTATTGATGATGCGGCCGCACAGCCCTTCAATCTGGCTGAGGATTTTATGCTGCGCGTGCGCTTTTTGGCGCTGAGTACAGAAGACGCCGGGGTGCTGTTTATCAATATGCACCATATCGCCACCGACGGCTGGTCCATGGATATTTTGCTCCGGGAGTTTTTTGCGCTCTACCACGCCTATGGCTATGGCCAGCCCAATCCGCTGCCAGAGCTGGCAATTCAGTATGCCGATTATGCCCAGTGGCAGCGCGACTGGTTACAAGGGGAGGTGCTGGACACCCAGCTCAATTACTGGCAACAACAACTGGCCGAATTGCCCCGGGTGCATGCCCTGCCGCTGGATTTTCCAAGGCCTGAGGTCAAGGCATATCAGGGAGAGGTGGTCTCACAGCCACTCAGTGCCGGGTTGTGTCAAAAGCTGTCGGCCCTGGCCCGGCGTTATGCCCTGACTCCGTTTATGCTGATCCACGGCGCACTGGCGCTGGTGCTGTCCCGCAACAGCAATCATCATGACATTGTGATTGGTACGCCGGTGGCCAACCGCCGTCAGGTTGAGCTGGAAGCTTTGATTGGCTTTTTCGTCAACACCCTGATCCTGAGGGTCGACACGCAGGACCAGCCTCTTAACGACTATCTGGCGCAGCTCAGACAGGTACATTTAGATGCCCAGTCCCATCAGGATCTGCCGTTCGAAAAACTGGTTGAGGTGCTGAAAGTGCCCCGCAGCACCGCGCACAGTCCGCTGTTTCAGATCATGCTCACCACTAACTCAGACTATGGCGTGAGCGAGCCACATGCCGACACCACCGAGCTGGCGGGCCTGTCCATCACACCTATGAGCCGCAGTGGCGCAACGACCAAGTTTGATCTCGACATCAATGCCTCGCTGAGTGATGCAGGCGGCGTGATTGAATGGACCTATGACGTGACACTGTTCACGCACGAACGCATTGAAACGCTGGCGCAGCATCTGGACAACACTTTGGCTTTCCTGGCACAGCTGAATACCGATAGCACACTGAGCACTGTAGCTATTCCCATGCTGAGCGATGCGGAGATTGCACAGCTTTGCGCATTTAACGACAACGCCCTGGCTTATCCGCAAGCGCTTTGCATCCATGAATTGTTTGAAGAGCGGGCCGCGCAGCATCCTGAGCGCAATGCCGTGCATCACGGCGCGACCACGCTGAGCTATGGTGAGCTTAACGCCCGGGCAAACCAGCTGGCGCATTATTTGCGGTATGAGCACCATGTTGGCCCGGATTGTCCGGTGGGTGTCTGCCTTGAGCGTGGCACAGACATGATAGTTGCCATGCTGGCGATTCTTAAAGCCGGCGGGGCCTATGTGCCGCTCGACCCGGCATACCCGCCAGAGCGCCTGGCCTATCTGATTGAAGACGCCAGCCTGAGCGTGGTGCTGACCCAGCAAAGTGTGACCAGCACAGTGGCGCTGCCCGGTACTCAGGCGGTGATGCTGGATGAGCTGGCAGCCACGGGCAGTGCATTCTCGCGTTATTCCAGCGCGAATATCAGCCGCAACGAAAGCGGTGTGACGGAACAACATCTGGCCTATCTGATTTACACCTCAGGCTCCACCGGTCAACCAAAAGGGGTGATGATTGAACACCGCAATACCGTGGCCATGCTCTACTGGGCGCGGGCTGCTTTTAACGATGAGGCGCTGCGCCGGGTACTGGCTTCGACCTCGCTGAATTTTGACCTCTCGGTGTTTGAAATCTTCCTGCCGCTGAGCTTTGGCTTTGAAGTGGTGGTGGTCAAAAATGCACTGGCGCTGGCGGATGAGGCGCTGGATATCAGTCTGATCAATACCGTGCCCTCTGCAATGAAAGCCTTGCTGGATGTCGGCGCGCTGCCGCAGAGCCTGACAACGGTAAACCTGGCCGGTGAGCCACTCACGGCGCAGCAGGTCAATCAGATCTTTGCTGCCTTGCCTCAGGTTGAAGTGTGCAATCTCTATGGTCCCTCGGAAGACACCACGTATTCAACCTGTGCACGCTTTAGCGGTGAATTGGCGTCCGTGCCGGATATCGGCCAGGTGATAGCCAACAGCCAGGCTTATGTGCTGGGCAATGCACTGGAGCGACTGCCGGTGGGGTGTGTTGGTGAGTTGTACCTGGGGGGCGCAGGTATCGCGCGTGGTTATCTGAATCGCCCCGACCTGACCGAAGAGCGCTTTATTGCCAATCCTTATTATCAGGCGAGTGCGCACGATAACAGCCCGCGTTTGTATCGCACCGGTGACTTAGTGCGTTATCGTGCGGATGGACGACTGGAGTTTATTGGTCGCAGCGACGATCAGGTCAAGATCCGGGGCTTTCGTATCGAGCTGGGCGAAATTGAACATCGCCTCAATCAGCTTGATGACATTGCACTGTCGCAGGTGTTGGCGCGTACACTGAACGATGGCCAACAGCAGTTGGTGGCCTATGTGCAGCCTTGTCTCACGTGTGAGACAGCTCAGGATGAGACGCAGCAGGCAGACTGGATAGCCGAGATTAAAACGCGTCTTGGGCAACAACTGCCTGCCCATATGGTGCCCGGCCTGTTTGTGGTCATGCCACAGTGGCCGCTGACCCCGAATGGCAAGATTGATAAAAAGGCCTTGCCCGCGCCCGACGCACTGCAACAAAGCAGTGCCCAATATGTTGCGCCAGAGACTGAGCGGGCTCGGCTGCTGGCTGGCTTATGGGCCGAATTACTGGGGCTGGAGCAGGACAAGATCAGTGCCACCGCCAACTTCTTTGAGCTGGGTGGCCATTCTTTGTTGATCATGCAGCTGCTGGCCAAACTCCAGCAGCACCAGCTTAGCAGCAGCGCGCAACAACTGTTCCAGGCCAAAGATCTGGCCGCGATGGCTGCCGTGATTGATAACGCCGACGAGGCATTCACAGTCCCCGAAAATAAAATACCGGCGCACTGTGAGGCCATCACCCCCGAGATGCTGACGCTGGCAAGCCTTGAGCAAGACGAGATAGAGGCCATTGCCGCTGCCGTGCCGGGCGGGATGCGCAACATTCAGGATATCTACCCGTTAGCGCCGCTTCAGGAAGGGGTGTTGTTTGTCCATACTCTCAATCCTCAGCACGACCCTTATGTGACCACGGCCAGTTTTGAGTTTGCCTCAGCAGACAAGCTGGCCGGGTTTGTGACTCAGCTGAACGCTTTAGTGCAGCGCCATGATGTGCTGCGCACCGCTATATTCTGGCGCGGCCGGGAGCAGGCGATGCAGGTGGTACTGCGTGAAGCGACATTAGCTGTGACTGAGCTGGCACTGAGCGGGGACGACCTCAAAGCGCAGTTCGCTGAATTTGTGGCAAGCGGTCAACACGGTTTTGACCTGCAGTCTGCGCCACTGATCCAGTTAATCACCAGCCCGCAAGACGAGCAGGGCCATATCTTTGCCATGCTCAAGTTCCATCATTTGATCACCGACCATGTATCTTTAGAGATCCTGATGAGCGAGCTGGAAGCCGACGACATACAGGCATTGCCAGCGCCTTTGCCGTATCGGGAGTTTATTGCCCGCTCGATGGCGCAAAGTGCGCAGCTCGACACGGCCGAGTTTTTCACCGAACTGCTGGGAGATATAGACACCCCCACTTTGCCGTTTGAACTGGCGCAGGTTGCCGGTGATGGCAACGCAGTGGTGGAATATACCCAGGCGTTAAGTGCCGCGCAGTCTGAACAGATACGCACCCTTTGCAAGCGCCATCAGTGCAGTCCCGCCGCATTGTTCCACCTGGCCTGGGCTCAGGTTTTAAGTGCCTGTTGTGGCCGCGACGAGGTGGTGTTTGGCACTGTGATGTCGGGCCGCATGAATGGCATGCCAGGCATAGAGCGGATGATGGGCATGCTGATCAACACCTTGCCTACTCGCGTGACTCTGGGCCATCAGGCAGCTCATCTGGCACTGCAACAAGTCAATGAGGCGTTGCAAGCGCTGCTGCCTTATGAGCAGGTGTCGCTGGCCGAAGCGCAAAGTTACAGCGGAATTGACGGCAACGCGCCGCTGTTTAGTGCGATTTTAAATTACCGCCACTCAGCCACGCATTCAGCGCCTGAGGACGCACAACAGCAAGTCGACCCGGGCATTGCCCTGCTCAGCACCCGTGAGCGCACCAATTACCCGTTTGACCTGTCGGTGAACGACCTCGGTGAGCACGACAGTTTTAGTCTCGATTATCAAATTGAGCACAGAGTTTCGGCAGCGCGCATCGCCGCTATGATGGACACCGCACTGACGGCGCTGCTTGCGGCACTGGCTGAGCACACAGAACAACCCGTTGCCACGCTTGGGGTGTTAAGCGACGCTGAGCTGGCTATGCTCAGACGCTGGCAAAGTCAGGATGCCGATTATCCGCGTAGTGCCTGTATTCATGATGTGTTTGAGCTGCATGCCAAAGCCACGCCCGACAGCATCGCCGTGCAGCTGGGCAGCGAAACGCTCAGCTATGCGGCGCTGAACGCCAAGGCCAATCAGCTGGCGTGCTACCTGCGCGAGACGCATCAGGTTAGTGCCGGCACCCTGGTCGGATTGTGTATTGGCCGCTCACTCGACATGCTGGTGGCCTGCCTGGCGATACTCAAGGCGGGCGGTGCTTATGTGCCACTGGACCCGAACTATCCGCAATCGCGACTGGCTTATATGCTGGAAGACACCCAGCTGAGCGTGGTTCTGACCGAGCAGGCACAACAGCAAGCGCTGGCCTTTAGTCCGGTCACTCAAGTGATGCTGGATGACCCACACAGCGCCTGGTTATCATTCAGTGATGAGGATCTGCCACGGGCCGCGGGGCTGACGCCTCAGTCGCTGGCCTATGTGATTTATACCTCCGGCTCTACAGGCACGCCAAAGGGCGTGATGACCCCCCATCGTGCGGTCAACCGTCTGGTCCATAAGCCGAATTTTATGACACTGAACGCAGAGACTGTGTTTTTGCAAAGTGCCAATATCGCCTTTGATGCCGCGACTCTGGAGATCTGGGGGCCGCTGCTTAATGGCGGCCGTTGTGTCTTGTATCCCGACAGCCAGATCACCCTAGACGGGCTCAATACCGTGCTGAGCACGCAAGGAGTCACGGCACTGTGGCTGACCTCCGGCTTGTTTACCGAGTGGAGTAAGGTCTGCGGTGAACTCAGTACTGACTCGCTTGCGCTACAACATGTACTGGCCGGGGGCGATGTGCTGAACCCACACGCCGTTAGCGCAGTGCAGCAGGCACTGCCTGAGGTTATGGTGATCAACGGCTATGGGCCGACGGAAAACACCACCTTTACCTGTTGTTACCCGGTGCCACGCGGCAGTGACATCAGCACCGGGGTGCCAATCGGTCGAGGTGTTCAGGGCGATACATTACTAATTTTAACGCCGCAGGGGCGCCGGGCTGCAAAGGGCGTAGTCGGTGAGCTGTGCGTGGGTGGCGATGGCCTGGCACTGGGCTATCTGAACCAGCCTGCGCTGAGCAAAGAGCGCTTTATTCACAACCCTTATGCCAGCGAAGCCGGACAACCCGAGCTGCTGTATCGCAGCGGCGATTTGGTGCGCTGCACGGATGATGGACTGATCAGCTATGTCGGCCGCCTCGATGACCAAATCAAAATCCGGGGCTTCAGGGTCGAGCTGGGTGAAATAGAACGCCAGCTCGAAGCGCTGGATGATGTGACTATGGCTCTGGTGACTATCAGGGCGCGCAGTGAAGGCGACAAACAACTGGTTGCGTATGTTGAATTAACCCCCGGCTGCGAGCAGCCAGACTCAGGCACCCAGATGCAGGCACTGGCGGCGGCTTTGGCCGCACAACTACCCGCTTATATGGTCCCGGCGGCGTTTGTGCCGGTTGAGGCATGGCCGTTAACCCGCAACGGCAAAATCGACCGGCAGGCACTGCCGGAGCCGGATTTCAGCCTGATGCAGGCCGAGTATGTGGCCCCGGCCAGCGAGCTGGAAGATATGCTGGTGGCCATCTGGTCTGAGCTACTGGACCTGCCACCGGAGCAAATAAGCACGGGGGCGAACTTTTTCGAGCTGGGCGGCCACTCTTTACTGGTGATGAAGCTGCTTCAGCTGCTCAACCAGCGGCTGGAGATTGAGCTGCAAATTGCCGACCTATATCGCTGCGAGAACATTCAGCAGATAGCCGGGTTTATAGAATCGGTGCAGGCCATTCATCACCAGGCCCAGCCACAGCAACAAGACAACGATGAATTTGAGGATTTTGAGCTATGA